In Streptomyces qaidamensis, one DNA window encodes the following:
- a CDS encoding TerD family protein, with protein MTVNMTKGQAISLQKNDGGSLTAVRMGLGWQAAPRRGLFGSRTREIDLDASAVLFADKQPVDVVFFRHLVSDDGSVRHTGDNLVGGVGQGGDDEAILVDLARVPVHIDQIVFTVNSFTGQTFQEVQNAFCRLVDETNGQELARYTLAGGGQYTAQIMAKVHRTGQSWTMTALGNPANGRTFQDLMPTILPVL; from the coding sequence GTGACCGTCAACATGACCAAGGGTCAGGCCATCAGTCTGCAGAAGAACGACGGTGGCAGTCTGACCGCGGTTCGCATGGGTCTCGGCTGGCAGGCGGCTCCCCGGCGCGGCCTGTTCGGCTCGCGCACGCGGGAGATCGACCTCGATGCCTCCGCCGTCCTGTTCGCGGACAAGCAGCCGGTCGACGTCGTCTTCTTCCGCCACCTGGTGAGCGACGACGGCTCGGTGCGCCACACCGGTGACAACCTCGTCGGCGGTGTCGGCCAGGGCGGCGACGACGAGGCGATCCTCGTCGACCTCGCGCGGGTCCCGGTCCACATCGACCAGATCGTCTTCACCGTCAACTCCTTCACCGGCCAGACCTTCCAGGAGGTGCAGAACGCGTTCTGCCGCCTGGTCGACGAGACCAACGGCCAGGAGCTCGCCCGCTACACGCTCGCCGGCGGCGGCCAGTACACGGCCCAGATCATGGCCAAGGTCCACCGCACGGGCCAGAGCTGGACGATGACGGCCCTGGGCAACCCGGCCAACGGCCGTACCTTCCAGGACCTGATGCCGACGATCCTGCCGGTGCTGTGA
- the uvrB gene encoding excinuclease ABC subunit UvrB, which yields MRPVSKIERTVAPFEVVSPYQPNGDQPTAIADLARRIQAGEKDVVLLGATGTGKSATTAWMIEKLQRPTLVMAPNKTLAAQLANEFRELLPNNAVEYFVSYYDYYQPEAYVPQSDTYIEKDSSINEEVERLRHSATNSLLTRRDVVVVASVSCIYGLGTPQEYVDRMVPLRVGAEIDRDELLRRFVDIQYTRNDMAFTRGTFRVRGDTIEIFPVYEELAVRIEMFGDEIEALSTLHPLTGEIISDDEHLYVFPASHYVAGPERLERAVNDIEKELAERLTELEKQGKLLEAQRLRMRTTYDIEMLRQIGSCSGVENYSMHFDGRSPGSPPNTLLDYFPDDFLLVIDESHVTVPQIGAMYEGDASRKRTLVDHGFRLPSALDNRPLKWEEFQERTGQTVYLSATPGKYEMSRSDGFVEQIIRPTGLVDPEGVVKPTEGQIDDLVHEIRQRTEKDERVLVTTLTKKMAEDLTDYFLELGIQVRYLHSDVDTLRRVELLRELRAGEYDVLVGINLLREGLDLPEVSLVAILDADKEGFLRSGTSLIQTIGRAARNVSGQVHMYADKITPAMEKAIEETNRRREKQIAYNTERGIDPQPLRKKINDIVAQIAREDIDTEQLLGSGYRKAKKDGGGTKAPVPSLGKAAGAAKSAKGRGKAEETVPTDRPAAELAGQIEELTARMRTAAAELQFEIAARLRDEVSEMKKELRQMKEAGLA from the coding sequence ATGCGGCCCGTTTCAAAGATCGAACGCACGGTGGCGCCCTTCGAGGTCGTCAGCCCCTACCAGCCGAACGGCGACCAGCCGACGGCCATCGCCGACCTCGCCCGGCGCATCCAGGCGGGTGAGAAGGACGTCGTGCTGCTCGGCGCGACCGGCACCGGCAAGTCCGCCACCACCGCGTGGATGATCGAGAAGCTCCAGCGCCCCACCCTCGTGATGGCGCCGAACAAGACGCTGGCCGCCCAGCTGGCGAACGAGTTCCGCGAGCTGCTCCCGAACAACGCCGTCGAGTACTTCGTGTCGTACTACGACTACTACCAGCCCGAGGCGTACGTCCCGCAGTCGGACACCTACATCGAGAAGGACTCCTCGATCAACGAGGAGGTCGAGCGCCTGCGCCACTCCGCGACCAACTCGCTGCTCACCCGCCGCGACGTCGTCGTGGTCGCCTCGGTCTCCTGCATCTACGGCCTGGGCACCCCGCAGGAGTACGTGGACCGCATGGTCCCCCTCCGCGTCGGCGCGGAGATCGACCGCGACGAGCTGCTGCGCCGTTTCGTGGACATCCAGTACACGCGCAACGACATGGCCTTCACCCGCGGCACCTTCCGCGTCCGCGGCGACACCATCGAGATCTTCCCGGTCTACGAGGAGCTGGCCGTCCGCATCGAGATGTTCGGCGACGAGATCGAGGCGCTGTCCACCCTGCACCCGCTCACCGGCGAGATCATCAGCGACGACGAGCACCTCTACGTCTTCCCGGCCTCCCACTACGTCGCCGGCCCCGAGCGTCTGGAGCGGGCCGTCAACGACATCGAGAAGGAGCTGGCCGAGCGCCTCACGGAGCTGGAGAAGCAAGGCAAGCTGCTGGAGGCCCAGCGCCTGCGCATGCGCACCACGTACGACATCGAGATGCTCCGCCAGATCGGCAGCTGCTCCGGCGTCGAGAACTACTCGATGCACTTCGACGGCCGCTCGCCCGGCTCCCCGCCGAACACCCTGCTGGACTACTTCCCGGACGACTTCCTCCTCGTCATCGACGAGTCGCACGTCACCGTCCCGCAGATCGGCGCCATGTACGAGGGCGACGCCTCCCGTAAGCGCACCCTCGTCGACCACGGCTTCCGGCTGCCCTCCGCCCTGGACAACCGCCCCCTGAAGTGGGAGGAGTTCCAGGAGCGCACAGGTCAGACGGTCTACCTGTCGGCCACCCCCGGGAAGTACGAGATGTCCCGCTCGGACGGCTTCGTCGAGCAGATCATCCGCCCCACCGGCCTCGTCGACCCGGAGGGCGTCGTCAAGCCCACCGAGGGCCAGATCGACGACCTGGTGCACGAGATCCGGCAGCGCACCGAGAAGGACGAGCGCGTCCTGGTCACCACGCTCACCAAGAAGATGGCCGAGGACCTCACGGACTACTTCCTGGAGCTGGGCATCCAGGTCCGCTATCTGCACAGCGACGTCGACACCCTGCGCCGCGTAGAACTGCTGCGTGAACTGCGCGCCGGCGAGTACGACGTACTGGTCGGCATCAACCTCCTGCGCGAGGGTCTCGACCTGCCCGAGGTGTCCCTGGTGGCGATCCTGGACGCCGACAAGGAAGGCTTCCTGCGTTCCGGCACGTCCCTGATCCAGACCATCGGCCGCGCCGCGCGCAACGTGTCCGGCCAGGTCCACATGTACGCCGACAAGATCACCCCGGCGATGGAGAAGGCCATCGAGGAGACCAACCGGCGCCGCGAGAAGCAGATCGCGTACAACACCGAGCGGGGCATCGACCCCCAGCCGCTGCGCAAGAAGATCAACGACATCGTCGCTCAGATCGCCCGCGAGGACATCGACACCGAGCAGTTGCTCGGCTCGGGCTACCGCAAGGCGAAGAAGGACGGCGGAGGCACCAAGGCACCCGTGCCCTCCCTCGGCAAGGCGGCCGGGGCGGCCAAGTCCGCCAAGGGCAGGGGCAAGGCCGAGGAGACGGTGCCGACCGACCGCCCCGCGGCCGAACTGGCCGGGCAGATCGAGGAGCTCACCGCGCGGATGCGGACGGCCGCCGCGGAGCTCCAGTTCGAGATCGCGGCCCGGCTGCGCGACGAGGTCTCCGAGATGAAGAAGGAACTGCGCCAGATGAAGGAGGCGGGCCTGGCCTGA
- a CDS encoding MHYT domain-containing protein: MQGTIDGFSYGLVTPLVAYFMACLGGALGLRCTTRSMLVSHSWRPGWLALGSAAIGSGIWTMHFVAMMGFTVRGTPIHYDKAMTFASLAVAIVMVGVGIFIVGYKGARGTALFTGGTITGLGIASMHYLGMASMSLDGKLEYNTVTVGISVAIAMGAATAALWAAGQVRGFLWSVGASMVMGLAVSGMHYTGMAALSVHLHGTAEPASGESPAALLAPMLIGPLAFLLLAGVVVMFDPLMVMGKPTVVPVEQKPGIPAHDDVRHSAHRLRFRPRRTVEHRGSRTPQNR; the protein is encoded by the coding sequence ATGCAGGGCACGATCGACGGATTCAGCTATGGCCTGGTCACACCCCTCGTGGCCTACTTCATGGCCTGCCTCGGCGGCGCTCTGGGTTTGCGCTGCACCACCAGATCGATGCTCGTCTCCCACTCCTGGCGCCCCGGCTGGCTCGCGCTCGGCTCCGCCGCCATCGGCTCCGGCATATGGACCATGCACTTCGTCGCGATGATGGGATTCACGGTCCGCGGGACCCCGATCCACTACGACAAGGCGATGACCTTCGCGAGCCTGGCCGTCGCGATCGTCATGGTGGGTGTCGGGATCTTCATCGTCGGCTACAAGGGGGCCCGCGGTACGGCCCTGTTCACCGGCGGCACCATCACGGGCCTCGGCATCGCGTCGATGCACTACCTCGGCATGGCCAGCATGAGCCTGGACGGAAAGCTGGAGTACAACACCGTCACCGTCGGCATCTCCGTCGCCATCGCCATGGGCGCCGCCACCGCTGCCCTGTGGGCCGCCGGCCAGGTCAGGGGCTTCCTGTGGAGCGTGGGCGCCAGCATGGTCATGGGCCTCGCCGTCAGCGGCATGCACTACACCGGCATGGCCGCCCTCAGCGTCCATCTGCACGGCACGGCCGAACCCGCTTCGGGAGAGTCGCCCGCGGCCCTGCTCGCGCCCATGCTGATCGGCCCCCTCGCCTTCCTGCTCCTCGCGGGCGTCGTGGTGATGTTCGACCCGCTGATGGTCATGGGGAAACCCACCGTCGTCCCCGTCGAGCAGAAGCCCGGCATCCCCGCCCACGATGACGTCCGCCACTCCGCCCACCGCCTGCGGTTCCGCCCCCGCCGCACCGTGGAGCACCGGGGGTCCCGCACCCCGCAGAATCGCTGA
- a CDS encoding glycerophosphodiester phosphodiesterase, with amino-acid sequence MHARAVAASTTALLGTAALLFPASPARAAGTSTSPLVIAHRGASAYAPENTLAAVDRAAELGIRWVENDVQRTRDGELVVLHDDNLRRTTDAEEVFPGRAPWKVKDFTAAEIARLDAGSWFGPAYAGARVPTLEQFVHRLERHHQKLLLEIKNPELYPGIERQTLKVLSNEGWLDRSHLAGRLIVQSFSADSVRTVHELKPGVKTGLLGAPPVSALLDVAEFADQINPSYGSLSPAYVSSVQAFDGPHGRRLEVFAWTVDDARTARRIAGYGVDGIITNRPDVVRKAVGG; translated from the coding sequence ATGCACGCGCGCGCTGTTGCCGCCTCTACCACCGCACTCCTGGGGACCGCCGCGCTGCTGTTCCCCGCCTCCCCCGCGCGGGCTGCGGGAACCAGCACGTCGCCGCTGGTCATCGCGCACCGGGGGGCCTCCGCGTACGCGCCCGAGAACACCCTGGCCGCCGTGGACAGAGCGGCGGAACTGGGCATCCGCTGGGTGGAGAACGACGTGCAGCGGACCAGGGACGGCGAGCTGGTCGTCCTCCACGACGACAACCTGCGGCGCACCACCGACGCCGAGGAGGTCTTCCCCGGCCGGGCTCCCTGGAAGGTGAAGGACTTCACCGCCGCGGAGATCGCCCGGCTGGACGCGGGCAGCTGGTTCGGACCCGCGTACGCGGGCGCGCGCGTGCCGACGCTGGAGCAGTTCGTGCACCGCTTGGAGCGGCATCACCAGAAGCTTCTCCTGGAGATCAAGAACCCGGAGCTGTACCCCGGCATCGAGCGGCAGACGCTGAAGGTCCTCAGCAACGAGGGCTGGCTCGACCGGTCGCATCTGGCGGGCCGGCTGATCGTGCAGAGCTTCAGCGCGGACAGCGTGCGGACCGTGCACGAGCTGAAGCCGGGCGTGAAGACGGGCCTCCTGGGGGCCCCGCCGGTGTCGGCCTTGCTCGACGTCGCCGAGTTCGCCGACCAGATCAACCCCTCGTACGGCTCGCTCTCCCCGGCGTACGTGTCGTCGGTGCAGGCGTTCGACGGACCGCACGGCCGCCGGCTGGAGGTCTTCGCCTGGACGGTCGACGACGCGAGGACGGCCCGACGGATCGCCGGGTACGGGGTGGACGGGATCATCACGAACAGGCCTGATGTGGTGCGGAAGGCCGTGGGCGGCTGA
- a CDS encoding methylated-DNA--[protein]-cysteine S-methyltransferase, with translation MDSQGQVEPRVVWAVVESGIGPLLLAASREGLVNVVFHATDAVRDRAVERLASRLGTEPVEAPGSPLLAEAIRQVEAYFAGERRDFDLPLDWSLISGFNREVLRALASGVPYGTVVGYGDLAGRVGQPGAAQAVGMAMGANPMPVVVPCHRVVESGGGIGGFGGGLETKRRLLALEGVLPEPLF, from the coding sequence ATGGACAGCCAAGGGCAGGTCGAGCCGCGGGTGGTGTGGGCGGTCGTCGAGAGCGGGATCGGGCCGTTGCTGCTGGCCGCGAGCCGGGAGGGCCTGGTCAACGTCGTGTTCCACGCCACGGACGCGGTGCGGGACCGGGCGGTCGAGCGGCTGGCGTCGCGGCTGGGCACCGAGCCCGTCGAGGCGCCCGGCTCCCCGCTGCTGGCCGAGGCGATACGCCAGGTCGAGGCGTACTTCGCGGGTGAACGACGCGACTTCGACCTGCCGCTCGACTGGTCGCTGATCTCCGGCTTCAACCGGGAGGTCCTGCGCGCACTGGCCTCGGGCGTGCCCTACGGCACGGTCGTCGGGTACGGCGACCTGGCCGGGCGGGTCGGCCAGCCGGGCGCCGCCCAGGCCGTGGGTATGGCGATGGGCGCCAATCCGATGCCGGTCGTGGTGCCCTGTCACCGGGTCGTCGAGAGCGGCGGCGGCATCGGCGGCTTCGGCGGCGGCCTGGAGACCAAGCGGAGGCTGCTCGCCTTGGAGGGGGTGCTTCCCGAGCCGCTCTTCTGA
- a CDS encoding VOC family protein has translation MTDHIPRLDHVVLWVRDPLAAADFYVKAVGMEAVRLAEFAAGEVPFPSVRVNDETILDLMPLSFAERMRMLPGSADSAGHPVNHVCLSLPRGDFDALLGRLAERSVPMSDLAHGSFGARGKATRSFYFRDPDGNVFEARHYD, from the coding sequence ATGACGGATCACATACCGCGTCTCGACCACGTCGTCCTCTGGGTGCGCGACCCGCTCGCCGCCGCCGACTTCTACGTCAAGGCCGTCGGCATGGAGGCCGTCAGGCTCGCGGAATTCGCTGCGGGTGAGGTGCCGTTCCCGTCCGTGCGGGTCAACGACGAGACCATCCTCGACCTCATGCCGCTGAGCTTCGCGGAGCGCATGAGGATGCTGCCCGGCTCCGCCGACAGTGCGGGACACCCGGTCAACCACGTCTGCCTGTCGCTGCCTCGCGGCGACTTCGACGCCCTCCTGGGCCGGCTGGCGGAACGCTCCGTACCGATGTCCGACCTCGCTCACGGCTCCTTCGGAGCCCGGGGCAAGGCCACGCGCAGCTTCTACTTCCGCGATCCGGACGGCAACGTCTTCGAAGCCAGGCATTACGACTGA
- a CDS encoding pseudouridine-5'-phosphate glycosidase, with protein sequence MVLVVSEEVREAIDARRPVVALESTIIAHGLPRPRNLQVALELETAVRQEGAVPATIAVLDGRPHVGLDKEQLERVANEDGIRKLGHRDLSLAVASGASGATTVSATALLAALTGVRVFATGGLGGVHREWTVTQDESADLGLLAGTRITVVCAGVKSILDVPATLQRLETLGVAVAGYGTDRFPGFYLSDSGHPVDWTLGTPEQVADVMVAQDALGGPESALIVANPVPEEEQLDPDLHARVLADALHACEEQGITGQAVTPFLLDYLVRHTDGASLSANLAAVRGNVRLAARIAAAWARG encoded by the coding sequence GTGGTGCTGGTGGTGTCCGAGGAAGTGCGGGAAGCGATCGACGCGCGCCGACCGGTCGTGGCCCTGGAGTCCACGATCATCGCCCACGGGCTGCCGCGACCGCGCAATCTCCAGGTCGCGCTGGAGCTGGAGACGGCCGTGCGGCAGGAGGGCGCGGTGCCCGCCACGATCGCCGTGCTGGACGGGCGTCCTCATGTGGGCCTGGACAAGGAGCAGCTGGAACGCGTCGCGAACGAGGACGGAATCCGCAAACTCGGCCACCGCGACCTGTCACTCGCGGTGGCGTCGGGGGCGAGCGGCGCGACCACGGTGTCGGCGACCGCGCTGCTGGCGGCACTGACGGGTGTGCGGGTCTTCGCGACGGGTGGGCTCGGCGGGGTGCACCGGGAGTGGACGGTGACGCAGGACGAGTCGGCCGACCTGGGGCTGCTGGCTGGCACGCGCATCACGGTGGTGTGTGCCGGGGTGAAGTCGATCCTGGACGTGCCGGCGACGCTGCAGCGGCTGGAGACGCTGGGTGTCGCGGTGGCCGGCTACGGCACGGACCGGTTCCCCGGCTTCTACCTCTCCGACTCGGGGCATCCGGTGGACTGGACGCTGGGGACGCCGGAGCAGGTGGCGGACGTCATGGTGGCCCAGGACGCACTCGGCGGGCCGGAGTCGGCACTGATCGTCGCCAACCCCGTCCCCGAGGAGGAGCAGCTCGATCCGGACCTGCACGCACGCGTGCTCGCGGACGCACTGCACGCCTGTGAGGAGCAGGGAATCACCGGCCAGGCGGTCACGCCCTTCCTGCTCGACTATCTGGTGCGGCACACGGACGGCGCCTCCCTGAGCGCCAACCTGGCGGCGGTCCGCGGCAACGTACGCCTGGCGGCCCGGATCGCGGCGGCCTGGGCTCGGGGATGA
- a CDS encoding carbohydrate kinase family protein, which yields MARGLLVVGDVITDVVARHTGPLAAGTDTTASIRTVAGGAGANVACWAARRGAADVRLLGRVGTDGAAWHERELVVHGVRPQLVVDPLVPTGTVICMVDGGAAAERTFLTDSGASGRLGPSDWSDALLDGVDRLHLSGYLLFSESSRALVAVALKAARARGVPLSLDPASAGFLAELGAERFLALVEGVNVLLPSRDEACLLTGLADAAEAAAELSLRVPLVVVKQGHEGAVVARSGKVRARVPAAPATPRDTTGAGDAFTGAFLAALLAGAGPEDAAAEGCRAGARAVEQVGGRPPLPG from the coding sequence GTGGCCCGCGGTTTGCTGGTCGTCGGGGACGTCATCACGGATGTCGTCGCGCGGCACACAGGGCCGCTCGCGGCCGGCACGGACACGACTGCGTCGATCCGGACGGTGGCGGGCGGTGCGGGCGCCAACGTGGCGTGCTGGGCAGCCCGCCGGGGAGCGGCGGACGTACGACTGCTCGGGCGGGTCGGGACGGATGGGGCTGCTTGGCACGAGCGGGAGTTGGTCGTCCACGGGGTGCGGCCGCAGCTCGTCGTCGACCCGCTGGTGCCGACCGGCACGGTGATCTGCATGGTCGACGGGGGCGCTGCGGCGGAGCGGACGTTCCTCACCGACAGCGGCGCGTCGGGGCGGCTCGGGCCCTCCGACTGGTCGGACGCGCTGCTCGACGGCGTGGACCGGCTGCACCTGTCGGGCTACCTCCTGTTCTCCGAGTCGAGCCGGGCTCTGGTGGCTGTTGCCCTGAAAGCCGCCCGCGCGCGTGGAGTGCCGTTGAGTCTTGACCCGGCTTCTGCCGGCTTCCTCGCGGAGCTGGGTGCCGAGCGGTTCCTGGCGCTGGTCGAGGGCGTGAACGTGCTGCTGCCCAGCCGGGACGAGGCGTGCCTGCTGACCGGGCTGGCGGACGCGGCCGAGGCGGCGGCCGAACTGAGCCTGCGCGTGCCGCTGGTCGTCGTCAAGCAGGGGCACGAGGGAGCAGTCGTGGCCCGCTCGGGGAAGGTACGCGCCCGCGTTCCGGCCGCACCGGCGACGCCACGGGACACGACCGGCGCCGGTGATGCCTTCACCGGCGCGTTCCTCGCCGCCCTGCTCGCGGGTGCCGGCCCGGAGGATGCCGCGGCGGAGGGCTGCCGGGCGGGCGCGCGAGCGGTGGAGCAGGTGGGCGGCAGACCACCCCTGCCCGGCTGA
- a CDS encoding methyltransferase codes for MMRTDGYLLDNRQTEAAEHFSAFAALFDPTTFRHLEALGVGSGWRCWEVGAGTTVVSWLAKKVGPTGRVVATDTDTSRLASAARPPVEVRAHELGAKEPPGEGFDLVHARLALVHVSDRERALRSMVQALRPGGRLLVEDADPSLQPLPCPDEYGPDQQLANRLRQGFRSLLADRGTDLPCGRTLPRLLREAGLARVQADAYFPLTSPACAALESVTIRQIRDQLVTAGLATDQEIDRHLGNVTSGALDLTTAPMISAWGRKQ; via the coding sequence ATGATGCGAACCGACGGGTACCTCCTCGACAACCGGCAGACCGAGGCGGCAGAGCACTTCAGCGCCTTCGCCGCGCTCTTCGATCCCACGACGTTCCGGCACCTCGAAGCGCTCGGCGTCGGATCCGGCTGGCGGTGCTGGGAGGTCGGCGCCGGTACCACCGTGGTGTCCTGGCTGGCGAAGAAGGTCGGCCCGACCGGACGCGTCGTCGCGACCGACACCGACACCTCACGGCTCGCCTCCGCAGCCCGGCCACCCGTCGAGGTCAGGGCCCACGAGCTCGGCGCCAAGGAGCCGCCGGGGGAGGGCTTCGACCTGGTGCACGCCCGCCTCGCCCTCGTCCATGTGAGCGACCGGGAACGGGCGTTGCGGTCCATGGTCCAGGCACTGCGCCCCGGCGGCCGCCTCCTTGTCGAGGACGCCGACCCCTCCCTTCAGCCTCTGCCCTGCCCCGACGAGTACGGCCCCGATCAGCAGCTCGCGAACCGGCTGCGGCAGGGCTTCCGCAGTCTGCTCGCCGATCGCGGGACCGACCTGCCGTGCGGCCGCACCCTGCCGCGACTGCTCCGGGAGGCCGGACTGGCCCGGGTCCAGGCCGACGCCTACTTCCCCCTCACCTCGCCGGCTTGTGCGGCCCTGGAGTCCGTCACGATCCGGCAGATCCGCGACCAGCTCGTCACGGCAGGCCTCGCCACGGACCAGGAGATCGACCGGCACCTCGGGAACGTCACGTCCGGTGCGCTCGATCTGACGACGGCGCCGATGATCTCGGCGTGGGGGCGGAAGCAGTAG
- a CDS encoding magnesium and cobalt transport protein CorA → MSMAGNLRKVTSLGGVGGLRKVARLARRRPRVDLSHPARSPLGSSVVNCVTYRDGVRTPARGDLVDTVQWVRKSREGFVWLGLHEPTDQEFAGIAELFDLHPLAVEDAIEAHQRPKLERYGETLFAVFKTVCYVEHEELTATSEVVNTGEIMLFVGADFVITVRHGRHGSLGPLREELESDPGQLAKGPSAVLHAIADHVVDDYLTVTDSVQGDIDQVETDVFSESGARTDPGRIYQLKRELLELKRAVVPLSRPLEDLATRPIRVVDPEIQAYFRDVSDHLLRAKEQIAAFDELLNSILQAHLAQVTVAQNEDMRKITAWAAIVAVPTMVCGVYGMNFDHMPELHWRYGYGMVIGVISAACLALYRGFRRSGWL, encoded by the coding sequence ATGTCCATGGCAGGGAATCTGCGGAAGGTCACGAGCCTCGGTGGCGTCGGCGGCCTTCGCAAGGTGGCCCGGCTGGCCCGGCGGCGCCCGCGCGTCGACCTGAGCCACCCCGCCCGGTCCCCGCTGGGCTCCTCGGTGGTGAACTGCGTGACGTACCGGGACGGCGTCCGCACCCCCGCGCGCGGCGATCTGGTGGACACCGTGCAGTGGGTGCGCAAGAGCCGGGAGGGCTTCGTCTGGCTCGGTCTGCACGAGCCCACCGACCAGGAGTTCGCGGGCATCGCCGAACTCTTCGATCTGCATCCGCTGGCCGTCGAGGACGCGATCGAGGCGCACCAGCGCCCCAAGCTGGAGCGCTACGGCGAGACGCTCTTCGCGGTGTTCAAGACGGTCTGCTACGTCGAGCACGAGGAACTGACGGCCACCAGCGAGGTGGTCAACACCGGCGAGATCATGCTGTTCGTCGGCGCGGACTTCGTGATCACGGTGCGGCACGGCCGGCACGGCTCGCTCGGCCCGCTGCGCGAGGAGCTGGAGTCCGATCCCGGCCAGCTCGCCAAAGGCCCGTCTGCGGTGCTGCACGCGATCGCGGACCACGTGGTCGACGACTACCTGACCGTCACGGACTCGGTGCAGGGGGACATCGACCAGGTCGAGACGGACGTGTTCTCGGAGTCCGGCGCGCGGACCGACCCGGGGCGCATCTACCAGCTCAAGCGTGAACTGCTGGAACTGAAGCGGGCGGTGGTGCCGCTCAGCCGGCCGCTGGAGGATCTCGCCACCCGGCCGATCCGGGTGGTCGACCCAGAGATACAGGCGTACTTCCGTGACGTCTCGGACCATCTGCTGCGGGCGAAGGAGCAGATCGCCGCCTTCGACGAACTGCTCAACTCCATCCTGCAGGCGCACCTCGCGCAGGTCACGGTCGCGCAGAACGAGGACATGCGGAAGATCACGGCGTGGGCCGCGATCGTCGCCGTGCCGACGATGGTCTGCGGGGTCTACGGCATGAACTTCGACCACATGCCTGAGCTGCACTGGCGGTACGGCTACGGCATGGTGATCGGCGTGATATCCGCGGCGTGTCTTGCCCTGTACCGGGGATTCCGGCGCAGCGGCTGGCTCTGA
- a CDS encoding CBS domain-containing protein has product MTTAGDIMHRGAQWIPAHETLDRAAQLMRELNVGALPISDENERLCGILTDRDIVVGCVAMGHDPARVTAGEMAKGTPRWIDADADVGEVLREMREHRIRRLPVIRDKRLVGMISEADLARHLAKDQIASWAQSVYATTAMH; this is encoded by the coding sequence ATGACCACCGCCGGAGACATCATGCACCGCGGCGCCCAGTGGATCCCCGCCCACGAAACCCTCGACCGCGCCGCCCAGCTCATGCGCGAACTGAACGTCGGCGCCCTGCCCATCAGCGACGAGAACGAACGGCTCTGCGGCATCCTCACCGACCGCGACATCGTCGTCGGCTGCGTCGCCATGGGCCACGACCCCGCCCGGGTCACCGCGGGCGAGATGGCCAAGGGAACGCCCCGCTGGATCGACGCGGACGCCGATGTCGGCGAGGTGTTGCGCGAGATGCGGGAGCACCGGATCCGCAGGCTCCCCGTGATCCGGGACAAGCGCCTGGTCGGCATGATCAGCGAAGCCGACCTGGCCCGGCATCTCGCGAAGGACCAGATCGCATCCTGGGCGCAGAGCGTCTACGCCACGACTGCCATGCACTGA
- a CDS encoding uridine kinase, with the protein MGRVRLEAITWERLGDLLAERLLDLKPADGSLWPRIAIDGAPAARPGDLAHRVGEALRIRGRSSLVVGTQGFLRPASVRLEYGHQDVEAYYDGWYDTGALWREVFGPLEADGDGRVLPDLWDPAVDRATRSPYVELPPGGVLLLHGPFLLRHWFPFDLSVHVLLTPGALRRRTPEAELWTLPAFERYEHEADPVGTADVLVRADDPRHPAWSG; encoded by the coding sequence ATGGGCCGTGTGCGACTCGAAGCGATCACCTGGGAACGGCTCGGCGACCTGCTCGCCGAGCGCCTGCTCGACCTGAAGCCCGCCGACGGCAGCCTCTGGCCGCGCATCGCCATCGACGGGGCCCCCGCCGCCCGCCCGGGAGACCTTGCCCACCGGGTCGGTGAGGCGCTGCGCATACGAGGCCGCTCCTCGCTCGTCGTGGGCACGCAGGGCTTTCTGCGCCCCGCCTCCGTACGGCTCGAATACGGTCACCAGGACGTCGAGGCCTACTACGACGGCTGGTACGACACCGGCGCCCTGTGGCGCGAGGTGTTCGGCCCGCTCGAAGCCGACGGGGACGGCCGCGTGCTGCCCGACCTGTGGGACCCGGCCGTCGATCGCGCCACCCGCAGCCCCTACGTCGAACTGCCGCCCGGCGGCGTGCTGTTGCTGCACGGGCCCTTCCTCCTTCGGCACTGGTTCCCCTTCGATCTGAGCGTCCACGTCCTCCTCACCCCAGGCGCCCTGCGCCGCCGCACCCCCGAGGCCGAGCTCTGGACCCTTCCGGCCTTCGAGCGCTACGAACACGAGGCGGACCCGGTGGGGACAGCGGACGTCCTGGTGCGGGCCGACGATCCGCGCCACCCGGCGTGGAGCGGCTGA